The sequence accacccccttcctccaccccggtgccaaaatctctctttctcctccctcctttatTCTCTTATTCTCCcttattccccccctccttccctaaAAGGCTTAAAATCATTCGCTTCCTCCAACCACAGGAAGTGTAGTTTGGTGGTAACTACACCAAACTTTGCAGTTTGCAgttggatgaatctgtcaaaatTTGGTTTCTCGCAATTTCTCCTTTTTACAGTCATAGTCCAATTCACCCAATTTCTGCCCCCATTtgtctttcatttttaaattccCATGAAAATTCTTACATTTTTTGCACACTTTTCTCCGCATATGCAAATTTTTGTAGAAAGTTTTGCCTAgcttttttgcaagcagttttcatTTCACAGAATGCAATTTTGTTTGCTATTTTCACTTCTGTACACTTCTTTTGCCTGCATTTTTTGAATTTTTGTACATGTTCTCAGCTGCATCACAAACTTTGTGAAGTGCAACTTTCAAAGAACATCTATTTCTTGGTTCATGTATTGATTtaggaagtgcaaatttggtaaTGGAAATTAATTTCTCTCCCACATCAGCTCAGAAATCCCAGGATCCCTTATGGAAAGACTTGACAGAGTGATATAAACCCTATATATTATATATGCCTATAATGGAACTAAACCTTTCTTCATACACACCTTTTTTGATTGtcacccatacagtggtacctcaggttaagtacttaattcgttccggaggtccgtacttaacctgaaactgttcttaacctgaagcaccactttagctaatggggcctcctgctgctgccgcgccgccagagcacgatttctgttctcatcctgaagcaaagtgcttaacctgaagcactatttctgggttagcagagtctgtaacctgaagcgtatgtaacctgaagcatatgtaatctgaggtaccactgtatttaaatatgtGCCTAATTGCTGTGTGtaatgcaatttattttaatcattaacattttgtgtgtgtaataaGTAAAGTTCTTTGCtcttattttaaaaggaagtatgtatttatttaaaggtgTTACAATATCTTGGTGGAGTTTACTTTCCCCACACTGTGTTAAATAAAGTTTTTACAAAGTGTTGGTTGTACAACAAATTTGAATCAAGAATAATTGTCTACTTCCTAGGATTTCTTGCAAGCTTAGAATGTTTTCAGCCCCAGGTTCATTGAGCATTAGAGAAATTCATAGCTAGAGATACATGGGTCTTCTGAAAAACACTTACATAGGGTTACAGAGCATTCGAATCCTAATGCATTTATACAAAATCACATTGTTATACTTTCAGCACTTTGAGTTTTTAAGACTAACCACATAGCTCAATGATTTTATGGGATTCAAATATGAGCTGATGTCAATTTAAGTCCATTGTAAGTTGTCCAAATTTCTGAGACTTTTATCCTGTACCAGGATGCATTCTGAATGCTTCTTTGCAATCTAATTCCAGTTGAAAGCTGTTCtgaagataagaacataagaggagccgtGCTACATTAGAACAAAGGTCTATCTACTGGAGTATCTTGTTCCTACAGTAGTTGACCAATAGGAAACCTGcacagttgtttgtttgtttttaatgcttgatatcCACTGTGTATAAACTATAATAACTACTGGCAATTCAAAGGActttttatctatctatttagCTACATAAAAATGGGTTCTATTTGCTGGGGATCATGAGCAAGAAGGCACTGCCACACTCATGCcacggtgctctccagatgttgtggtctacaactttccccaaaacatttgATGCAACGTGGTGCAAAAAAAATGATATAACATTGGCTCTCCCTGCCATAGGCatttggttagccactgtgagaacagatgaTTGGGCTTgatgacctttggtctgatcccatTTGGCTGTTATATCCTTTAGAAAGTGTGTTAACATATAAGtgccaatgtatttttaatttttacataGCTCtggattaaaattaattttcaaacATTCCATCCACATTCTGACAGAATCTGGATAAAAGTATTGTACAGAATGAGTTGGTTCCAGATTTAACCATGCTTAGAGCAGaaacattgaaatcaatgtgactTAGGTTGATGATAACTTATGTCATATTGATTTCAATACAACTATCGTATCAGTTGATCTAGTATTCATGAAGTACATATTTGCCATAATTTGGAATTTAGATATGTGTGTTAATTAGGCATATATACAATGGTAATAAAAGTTACAACATATGGTTGAGCTTGAATGAATAATTTATACGAGGGATAGCCAAGTGGTGTCCTCCACATATTGTTAGACTCCAAAGAACAATAGTCTTAGTTATTGTTAACGTAGCAGGGaagatgtgagttgtagtctagcaacatctggaagaaatTGTGTTGCCTACTCTGGTTCAGAGAGACAAAATTCAAAGAAAATCAAATCCTATGATACACATCAATTAAAAGAAGAACTTGTTTCTGTGTTTGTATTTTTACATATCTAGTCCTACTTAGATAATTTGGTTTTCTAAGTTCTAAGGGACAACATGCATGTCTGGCCCAGTTTTCCCAAAGCCACCTTAACCTCCTTGTTCCTTAAACTGTATATGAGGGGATTGATCATTGGTGTAAGGATTGTGTAGAAAGTAGAGAGCACTTTGGTTAAGCCTCTCAGTTTGGGGTCATCTGGGAGGACATAAACAATCATTAAGGACCCGTAGAAAATGGTGACTACAATAAGATGAGAGGAGCAAGTAGAAAATGCCTTTTGCCTCCCAGATGTGGTGGAAATCCTCAAAATGGCTGAGATTATGCAAATGTAAGATGTTATGGTCAACATAAATAAAGGGAAAGTGAATAAGGAAGATAACATAAGGGCTATCACCATAATTAATGAAGTATCAGTACAGGCCAACTTACTGAGAGGtataaaatcacaaaagaaaTGGTCAATTCCGTTGAAACCACAGTAAGTTAATTGTGTCATCCATATGACTACCACAGAGACAGAGAAACAACCACTTATCCAGGATGCTGCTGCTAAAGAGATACAGACCTTGCTGTTCATATGGAATGAATATTGCAGTGGTTTGCAAATTGCTAAATACCGATCATATGACATCACAGATAAGAGACATGTCTCTGCAGTCACcagaaaaccaaataaatataaTTGTATAAAGCAGCCAGAAAAGGAAATGGTTCTATTCTCTGTTAGGAAACTGACTAGCATTCTGGGCAGAATAGTTGAGGTATAGAAAATCTCCAAACAGGACAAGTTCCctaggaagaaatacatgggcgTATGAAGCTGTCTATCATTCACAACTAACACAACAATGAGAAGGTTCCCCATTAAGGTTAGAATGTAGATGCTCAGAAATATCAAGAAGAACAGAATCTGTAGTTCAGGATGATGTCCAAATCCCAGGAGgatgaattctgtgatggcagTTTGATTTATTGAGGTGGCTACCTAAGAGGAAAATAGCAATGGAAAGAACCATCATGGCAGCTATGGTATTCTTAAGAGGAAAATGTAATAATGACACACACTTGATAAACAAATTAACAATCCGCTTAACCTTTATATTGTTCAGAGCTCTTTACACATTTTTTTTCAGTGTGAATTGATAAGATAAATGGAGCTAGGCAAAATGGTAGCTATCGTTTGGCATGCATGAACCAAGGCACTTTCTGAATGGAGCGATTCATCCATGAATCACAAATAGGGATAAGTTCAAGGACAAAATCAGTTTTGGGCCTAGTTCACCACCAAATAAGACTGAAGTCTTTTCCATCCCATTTCTGTGCAGGTTTTAAGGATCAGTTCACATATATCCATATGCCAAATTTCCTCTTTTTtggtcttcaaaatatggcaacccttcatAAAAATCTACACCTTTTATGTAAGAATTCCAAGGGTGGCAAAACACGAGGTGATCCAAGCTgagttgtatttttaaaaatgcttccagTTGCTTAATAGCAACTAGGTAGTGTGCAGTTTCCTTTTCACAATGCACATCGAACTTAGCTCATCTTTCCCCACCCATCCCATAAAtctttgttttaaatttaaatacCAGAATAATGTGAAAATAAATGTTGGGATGGATTGAGGCACATTTGTATATTCCTACTAATCACATGTCATTATTCTTATGTGCAATTTTATGTACGTATTTTATGTACAATTTACATGCTTTGACATATAGTTTATTCTTAGTCTTAGGAGTAAttgaacataaaatacataaaatgtacATATGATACATAAAAATTCCATGTGAGAGGGATAACACGTCATCAGTACTCATTGCTCCCCATGGGACTTGCTGCACTGATTTCAAAATGTGCAGAGGCAGGAGCCCTGTGAGTGACTAACTGCACTTATGCAAAtgaaattacattttttaaagaagacagTCAACCTTCAGACCAGCTCATGTGCAAATGCATAATAAAGTTCTAATCAAACCTGATCCCTGCATATGTCTGGACATATTTTTTTCTGCTGGATGCACTCTGGAGTTAAAATTGCATAGTGTTATctaggcagtgagagattttactttcttgggctccatgatcactgtagatggtgatagcagccatgcaattaaaagatgcctgcttcttgggagaaaagcaatgacaaacctagacagcatcttaaaaagtagagacatcaccttgccaacaaaggtctgtatagttaaagctatggttttcccagcagtgatgtatggaagtgagagctggtcctCTCCTACATCAGCAGTCAAACTGGAATGCATATACAAACAAGTCTATTCATATTTTAGGGATGCTTCCGAACTTTCCACTGTCATAACTATAAATTGGTTCACTTATATATTTTAATATGGCTGTTAAGTTCAATAATAGATACctcacagcatcttaaaaagcagagacatcaccttgccgacaaaggcctgtatagttaaagctatggttttcccagcagtgatgtatggaagtgagagctggaccataaagaaagctgatcgccaaagaattgatgcttttgaattatggtgctggaggagactcttgagagtcccatggactgcaagatgatcaaacctatccattctgaaggaaatcagccctgagtgatcactggaaggacagatcctaaagctgaggctccaatactttggccacc comes from Podarcis raffonei isolate rPodRaf1 chromosome 13, rPodRaf1.pri, whole genome shotgun sequence and encodes:
- the LOC128400403 gene encoding olfactory receptor 8I2-like, whose protein sequence is MVSVDAVATSINQTAITEFILLGFGHHPELQILFFLIFLSIYILTLMGNLLIVVLVVNDRQLHTPMYFFLGNLSCLEIFYTSTILPRMLVSFLTENRTISFSGCFIQLYLFGFLVTAETCLLSVMSYDRYLAICKPLQYSFHMNSKVCISLAAASWISGCFSVSVVVIWMTQLTYCGFNGIDHFFCDFIPLSKLACTDTSLIMVIALMLSSLFTFPLFMLTITSYICIISAILRISTTSGRQKAFSTCSSHLIVVTIFYGSLMIVYVLPDDPKLRGLTKVLSTFYTILTPMINPLIYSLRNKEVKVALGKLGQTCMLSLRT